The following are encoded in a window of Amaranthus tricolor cultivar Red isolate AtriRed21 chromosome 2, ASM2621246v1, whole genome shotgun sequence genomic DNA:
- the LOC130805598 gene encoding uncharacterized protein LOC130805598, whose protein sequence is MTFSKFNFASSTSSSSSSNEENELIHNMVDYAFQYAIPPIVSTLQPRVRTKKKCRIQRDHSKGHSQLFNDYFAENPTYSSRLFRCRFRMRKHVFLRIMEAVSNNDPWFTTNIDATGRKGLSALQKCTAALRMLAYGVATDQVDEYLQISESTTRKALTHFTKGIINQFGQHYLRKPTPQDLTRLLAFSEERGFPGMIGSVDCMHWEWKNCPAAWKGMPGSYNDLNVLYRSPLLVDLFEGRAPPVNFTVNGNQYGMAYYLTDAKARLFAQHQEAARKDVERAFGVLQARFAIIRKPSLAWDEERLSDIITSCIIMHNMIVEDERDTYTHYVDGREFMGDRPKGQSEGTSGLNDDFEYYTYRIVDINRYLANKDDVEDRQTHLSLKDDLVENIWQKFGENRN, encoded by the exons ATGACCTTTTCTAAGTTCAATTTTGCCTCATCCActtcaagttcttcatcttctaatgaagaaaatgaactaATACATAATATGGTTGATTATGCCTTTCAATACGCAATTCCTCCCATTGTTTCAACACTGCAACCAAGGgtgagaacaaaaaaaaaatgtcgaaTTCAAAGAGACCATTCAAAAGGTCATTCCCAActatttaatgattattttgctgAAAATCCTACATATTCTTCTCGATTGTTTCGATGTAGGTTTAGGATGAGGAAACATGTATTTTTACGGATAATGGAAGCTGTCTCCAACAACGATCCATGGTTCACTACCAACATTGATGCAACTGGTAGAAAAGGTCTAAGTGCTTTACAAAAGTGTACTGCAGCTCTTCGTATGCTAGCATACGGGGTGGCTACTGATCAAGTTGATGAGTACCTCCAAATTAGCGAAAGCACAACACGAAAAGCACTCACTCATTTCACAAAGGGAATAATCAACCAATTTGGGCAACATTATTTGAGAAAACCAACACCACAAGATTTGACGAGATTATTAGCCTTTAGTGAAGAACGAGGATTCCCTGGCATGATTGGTAGTGTTGATTGCATGCATTGGGAGTGGAAGAATTGCCCAGCAGCATGGAAAGG GATGCCAGGTTCATATAATGATCTCAACGTGCTATATCGATCACCtcttttagttgatttgtttgaaggaaggGCACCACCTGTCAATTTTACGGTGAATGGAAATCAATACGGCATGGCTTACTATCTCACTGATG CAAAAGCAAGGTTATTTGCCCAACATCAAGAAGCAGCAAGAAAGGATGTGGAGCGAGCATTTGGGGTGTTGCAAGCTCGATTTGCAATAATTAGAAAGCCCTCACTTGCTTGGGATGAAGAACGACTCTCTGATATAATTACTTCTtgtataattatgcataatatgaTAGTGGAAGATGAAAGAGATACATATACACACTATGTTGATGGTAGAGAGTTCATGGGAGATCGCCCAAAAGGTCAATCAGAAGGCACAAGTGGATTAAATGATGACTTTGAGTATTACACATATAGAATTGTTGATATCAATCGATACTTGGCAAATAAGGATGATGTTGAAGATCGACAAACACATTTATCCTTAAAAGATGACTTGGTTGAAAATATCTGGCAAAAGTTTGGAGAGAACCGCAATTaa